From Dehalococcoidales bacterium, the proteins below share one genomic window:
- a CDS encoding dTDP-4-dehydrorhamnose 3,5-epimerase family protein, which produces MKVTRTKLDGVLLITPPTIFEDFRGTYAETYNEKLYTEAGINVKFVQDDISVSRQNVLRGI; this is translated from the coding sequence ATGAAAGTAACCAGAACAAAGCTCGATGGCGTTCTCCTCATTACTCCGCCCACTATTTTTGAGGACTTCAGGGGGACTTACGCGGAGACCTATAATGAAAAGCTATACACGGAGGCAGGCATCAACGTTAAGTTTGTCCAGGACGATATCTCCGTGTCCCGCCAGAACGTTTTGCGCGGCATTC